The proteins below come from a single Lodderomyces elongisporus chromosome 3, complete sequence genomic window:
- the ACO1 gene encoding Aconitate hydratase mitochondrial translates to MLSASRSAVRATRQVRGLATALNKDSQVNQNLLETHSFINYKKQLENLDIVKARLNRPLTYAEKVLYGHIDDPHGQEIERGVSYLKLRPDRVACQDATAQMAILQFMSGGIPQVATPSTVHCDHLIQAQVGGPKDLARAIDLNKEVYDFLASACAKYNLGFWKPGSGIIHQIVLENYAFPGALLIGTDSHTPNAGGLGQLAIGVGGADAVDVMSGLAWELKAPKIIGVKLTGKMSGWTSPKDIILKLAGITTVKGGTGSIVEYFGSGVETFSCTGMGTICNMGAEIGATTSVFPFNNSMVDYLNATGRSEIAEFANIYKKDYLSADEGCEYDQVIEIDLNTLEPHINGPFTPDLATPVSKMKETAIANDWPLEVKVGLIGSCTNSSYEDMTRAASIIKDAEAHGLKAKALYTVSPGSEQVRATIARDGQLKTFEDFGGVVMANACGPCIGQWDRQDIKKGDKNTIVSSFNRNFTSRNDGNPATHAFVASPEMATVYAITGDLGFNPITDTLVGADGKEFKLAEPRGVGLPPDGYDPGENTYQAPPADRASVEVVISPTSDRLQKLTPFKPWDGKDAEKLPILIKAVGKTTTDHISMAGPWLKYRGHLENISNNYMIGATNAENGKVNEVKNHYTGEWAGVPQIAAQLRDSGHKWVVIGDENFGEGSSREHAALEPRFLGGFAIITKSFARIHETNLKKQGLLPLNFTNVADYDKINPTDEIDLIGLTELAPGKNIIMRVNPKDGEAWETELSHTYNAEQIEWFKYGSALNKMAAVAAEKKAGN, encoded by the coding sequence ATGTTGTCTGCTTCAAGATCAGCTGTTAGAGCTACACGTCAAGTTCGTGGTTTGGCTACTGCGCTCAACAAGGATTCCCAAGTGAATCAAAACTTGTTGGAAACACACTCATTCATCAACTACAAAAAGCAATTGGAAAACTTGGACATTGTCAAGGCTAGATTGAACAGACCTTTGACCTATGCTGAAAAGGTTCTTTACGGTCACATTGACGACCCTCACGGACAAGAAATCGAGAGAGGTGTCTCCTACTTGAAGTTGAGACCCGATAGAGTTGCTTGTCAAGATGCCACCGCCCAAATGGCCATCTTGCAatttatgtctggtggtatCCCACAAGTTGCTACCCCATCCACTGTCCACTGTGACCACTTGATCCAAGCTCAAGTTGGTGGACCAAAGGATTTGGCCAGAGCCATTGACTTGAACAAGGAAGTTTACGACTTTTTGGCTTCTGCTTGTGCCAAGTACAACTTGGGTTTCTGGAAACCAGGTTCAGGTATCATTCACCAAATTGTGTTGGAAAACTATGCTTTCCCAGGTGCTTTGTTGATTGGTACCGACTCCCACACTCCAAACGCTGGTGGTTTGGGTCAATTGGCTATTGGTGTCGGTGGTGCTGATGCCgttgatgttatgtctggtttgGCTTGGGAATTGAAGGCCCCAAAGATTATTGGTGTCAAGTTGACCGGTAAGATGTCTGGCTGGACCTCACCAAAGGATATCATCTTGAAGTTGGCTGGTATCACCACCGTCAAGGGTGGTACCGGTTCCATTGTTGAATACTTTGGTTCAGGTGTTGAGACCTTTTCATGTACCGGTATGGGTACCATTTGTAATATGGGTGCTGAAATTGGTGCCACCACCTCAGTCTTTCCATTCAACAACTCTATGGTTGACTACTTGAACGCCACCGGTAGATCAGAAATTGCTGAATTTGCCAACATCTACAAGAAGGACTACCTTTCTGCCGATGAAGGTTGTGAATACGACCAAGTTATTGAAATTGACTTGAACACCTTGGAGCCACACATTAACGGTCCATTCACTCCAGATTTGGCCACCCCAGTTTCCAAGATGAAGGAAACCGCTATTGCAAATGACTGGCCTTTGGAAGTTAAGGTTGGTTTGATTGGTTCATGTACCAACTCCTCATATGAAGATATGACCAGAGCTGCCTCTATCATCAAGGATGCTGAAGCTCACGGTTTGAAGGCCAAGGCTTTGTACACTGTTTCCCCAGGTTCAGAACAAGTTAGAGCTACCATTGCCAGAGATGGTCAATTGAAGACCTTTGAAGActttggtggtgttgttaTGGCCAATGCTTGTGGTCCATGTATCGGTCAATGGGACAGACAAGACATCAAGAAGGGTGACAAGAACACCATTGTCTCCTCATTCAACAGAAACTTTACCTCAAGAAATGACGGTAACCCAGCCACCCACGCTTTTGTTGCTTCCCCAGAAATGGCCACTGTTTACGCCATCACTGGTGACTTGGGTTTCAACCCAATCACTGACACTTTAGTTGGTGCTGACGGTAAAGAGTTCAAATTGGCTGAACCAAGAGGTGTTGGTTTGCCACCAGATGGATACGACCCAGGTGAGAACACCTACCAAGCCCCACCAGCTGACAGAGCTTCTGTTGAAGTTGTTATTTCACCAACCTCGGACAGATTGCAAAAATTGACTCCATTCAAGCCATGGGATGGTAAGGATGCCGAGAAGTTGCCAATTTTGATCAAGGCTGTTGGTAAGACCACCACTGATCACATTTCTATGGCTGGTCCATGGTTGAAGTACCGTGGTCACTTGGAAAACATCTCAAACAACTATATGATTGGTGCTACCAATGCTGAAAACGGTAAAGTTAACGAGGTTAAGAACCACTACACTGGTGAATGGGCTGGTGTTCCACAAATTGCTGCTCAATTGAGAGACTCTGGTCACAAGTGGGTTGTCATTGGTGACGAAAACTTTGGTGAAGGTTCTTCTAGAGAACACGCTGCTTTGGAACCAAGATTCCTTGGTGGTTTCGCAATCATTACCAAGTCATTTGCTCGTATCCACGAAACTAACTTGAAGAAGCAAGGTTTGTTGCCATTGAACTTTACCAATGTTGCTGACTACGACAAGATTAACCCAACCGATGAGATTGACTTGATTGGTTTGACTGAACTTGCTCCAGGTAAGAACATCATCATGAGAGTTAATCCAAAGGATGGTGAAGCTTGGGAAACCGAATTGTCTCACACTTATAACGCTGAGCAAATCGAATGGTTCAAATACGGTTCCGCTTTGAACAAGATGGCTGCTGTCGCTGCTGAGAAGAAGGCTGGTAACTAA
- the cut23 gene encoding Anaphase-promoting complex subunit 8 (BUSCO:EOG092613S3), protein MTPQIDIKSLRNQLLNATIKLSKLQLLQASKWSAEALNGLQSISNDLLHTHDPSIAQPTAEDITDETAMLLAQSYFGCKEFERAARVLEDCKMGDAKFLRLYSLMMSIDKRGYENSDGLIIGGNSNGTNSTHIPPEMADSHSKSNATESNQQLDSRLTDILIESEEFLATKSNAFLYYLNGLVYRRKKLLDAAQRNLYKSLVEFPFNWSCWKELIETFPSFEDARTFVLRAAKRSDTICETIMFQFFEMVILQEAEPRSPRLGQLIEGLEEVFPKFTFIKEVRFLTLYKNLQYYEAEAVFDDILIEDPSRLDGLDNYSNMLYVMEKKSKLSFLAHYASELDKFRPETCCVLANYYSINGEHEKAIMYYRRALILDKTCLSAWTLMGHEFVELKNSHAAIESYRRAVDINPKDYRAWYGLGQAYEVSDMHLYALYYYRKATNLQPLDQRMWQAMGNCYEKINQLENAFKSFYKALGLGRLSAMDADNNSATGQGSNEGLTLGDVRQESIEPHIPYRLAIISEKLGDQEATEKYMEFCSSQDKHWFTAEECPKAKIWLAKNALKRGDPQRAYDLAKDLNYTSSQDMEEARAIARDARNRMTR, encoded by the coding sequence ATGACACCTCAAATTGACATTAAATCGTTAAGGAACCAGTTGTTAAATGCTACTATTAAGCTAAGCAAACTCCAGCTACTACAAGCCTCAAAATGGTCTGCAGAGGCACTCAATGGCTTGCAAAGCATACTGAACGACTTACTACATACCCATGATCCATCGATTGCTCAACCTACTGCAGAAGATATAACTGACGAAACAGCAATGTTGCTAGCGCAGTCGTATTTTGGCTgtaaagaatttgaaagaGCTGCGCGTGTTTTGGAAGACTGCAAAATGGGGGACGCAAAGTTTCTCAGACTTTATTCGTTGATGATGTCGATTGACAAGAGAGGCTATGAGAACAGCGACGGCTTGATAATTGGCGGTAATTCAAACGGTACAAACAGCACGCATATTCCACCAGAAATGGCTGATAGTCATCTGAAGTCAAATGCAACGGAATCTAACCAACAGCTAGACTCGAGGCTTACAGATATTTTGATTGAATCCGAAGAATTCTTGGCAACAAAGAGCAATGCGTTCTTGTATTACCTCAATGGTTTGGTatatagaagaaaaaagttacTCGACGCTGCTCAACGAAACTTGTACAAATCGTTAGTTGAATTTCCCTTTAATTGGTCATGCTGGAAGGAGTTGATTGAGACTTTTCCGTCATTTGAGGATGCTCGCACCTTTGTATTGCGAGCCGCGAAGAGGAGCGATACAATCTGTGAAACGATAatgtttcaatttttcgAAATGGTGATTCTACAAGAGGCAGAGCCGCGACTGCCACGACTAGGTCAACTAATTGAAGGGCTCGAAGAAGTATTTCCCAAATTTACATTCATCAAAGAGGTTCGTTTTTTGACCTTGTACAAAAACTTGCAATACTATGAGGCCGAGGCGGTTTTTGATGATATTTTGATTGAAGATCCTTCAAGGTTAGATGGGCTTGACAATTATTCCAACATGTTGTATGTTATGGAGAAGAAATCTAAATTATCTTTTTTGGCGCACTACGCTTCCGAGTTGGATAAATTTAGGCCCGAGACTTGTTGTGTTTTGGCCAACTACTATTCGATAAATGGCGAGCACGAAAAGGCCATTATGTATTATAGACGTGCATTGATTCTAGATAAGACGTGTCTTAGTGCATGGACGTTGATGGGCCATGAGTTTGTTGAGCTAAAGAATTCACACGCTGCTATCGAGTCATACCGCCGAGCAGTCGATATCAACCCAAAGGATTACCGAGCCTGGTACGGCTTGGGCCAAGCATACGAGGTGTCGGATATGCATTTGTATGCCCTTTACTACTATAGAAAAGCCACTAATCTCCAACCACTAGACCAACGAATGTGGCAAGCTATGGGTAATTGCTAcgaaaaaataaatcagTTGGAGAATGCGTTCAAGTCTTTTTACAAAGCTTTGGGGCTAGGCAGATTGTCCGCGATGGATGCAGACAATAATAGTGCAACAGGACAGGGGTCTAATGAAGGATTGACTTTGGGTGATGTCAGGCAAGAGTCCATCGAGCCTCATATACCATATCGTCTTGCAATTATACTGGAGAAATTAGGCGATCAAGAGGCTACTGAAAAGTATATGGAGTTCTGCAGCTCACAGGATAAGCATTGGTTTACTGCTGAAGAGTGTCCCAAAGCCAAGATCTGGTTGGCAAAAAACGCTTTAAAAAGAGGAGATCCTCAAAGGGCATACGATTTGGCTAAGGATTTAAACTACACCAGCTCTCAGGATATGGAAGAAGCCAGAGCTATTGCCAGAGATGCTCGCAACAGAATGACACGATAA
- the LCB1 gene encoding serine palmitoyltransferase component, whose product MSSVSLLTTVTTTTTTTTTTTTIVSNALSSASPPPLSQSWEILKTSLAQNVLYCLNSLDSFPGGQIILRYIKSSYQNDPIRSLFEYGLFIFALTYFFTSKKKENKSELVKFSRSEIDELCNEWNPEPLVEELTELEAWQLRTIPEVIGQNGAHIKVAAAEAPTAITTESLAQSQGSKELQTVVNLASSDFLNLNEDQTIKEAAKAEISYAGVGACGPPNFYGTQDVHVRLEEDLARYLKTEQAIIYGQDFVTAGSVIPAFLKRGDLCVVDRNVTLALQKALIVSRADIEWYDHNDMEHLEQILTQLQPVLAKQKPIRRRFIVTEGLFANTGDIANLPRIVELKNKFKYRLFLDETLSIGVLGNTGRGLTEHYGISRDEVSITIGSMANSLASSGGFCVGTEPMIHHQRISSNAYVFSASLPPYSAKVASQAIKEINGNIDSSTGKSAIMMDLHQLTGLVYDSLQVRLEEVPMSIVSCPQSPMIHIAFTDAYREQLNLPLLYGNSNFVTTGKPSKFLNTFDEYMNLESFLLQKIIDKVQQEANILITRSKVMLEHENLPVIPPHLLINVKRGVSQEELDSLVSVLPKVIKDVVKDINSEADLLSLTIGVVDYGLN is encoded by the coding sequence ATGTCCTCGGTATCGCTACTAACTACAGTCACTACAACGACCACCACcacgacaacaacaaccacgaTTGTTTCAAATGCGCTTTCGTCTGCCTCTCCTCCTCCGCTATCACAATCATGGGAGATTCTAAAGACCAGTCTCGCACAAAACGTACTCTACTGTTTGAATCTGCTTGACCTGTTCCCCGGAGGTCAAATCATCCTTCGATACATCAAATCCTCGTATCAAAATGACCCCATCCGTTCGTTGTTTGAGTATGGGCTATTTATATTTGCATTGACATACTTTTTCacttccaaaaaaaaagaaaacaagtcGGAGTTGGTGAAGTTCTCTCGATCAGAGATTGACGAGCTATGCAATGAGTGGAATCCAGAGCCATTAGTGGAAGAACTCACTGAGTTGGAGGCTTGGCAACTTCGAACAATTCCAGAAGTTATTGGTCAAAATGGCGCTCATATCAAAGTTGCCGCTGCAGAAGCTCCTACTGCTATTACCACCGAGTCTCTTGCTCAATCCCAGGGCTCGAAAGAGTTGCAGACTGTGGTTAATCTTGCGTCATCGGACTTTTTGAATCTCAACGAGGATCAAACAATTAAAGAAGCAGCTAAAGCTGAGATAAGCTATGCTGGTGTTGGGGCTTGTGGACCTCCAAACTTTTATGGAACCCAGGATGTCCACGTTAGACTCGAAGAGGATTTGGCAAGGTATTTGAAGACAGAACAAGCCATCATCTATGGACAAGACTTTGTCACTGCTGGCTCTGTGATTCCAGcatttttaaaaagagGTGACTTGTGTGTCGTTGATAGAAATGTGACATTGGCTTTGCAGAAGGCGCTTATTGTTAGTCGTGCTGATATTGAATGGTATGACCACAACGACATGGAGCACTTAGAACAGATCTTGACCCAGTTACAGCCAGTTCTTGCGAAGCAAAAACCGATTAGAAGAAGATTTATAGTCACTGAAGGTCTTTTTGCTAACACGGGAGATATTGCTAATTTACCCAGGATTGTGGAGTTGAAGAACAAATTCAAGTACCGACTATTCTTGGATGAGACTTTATCCATTGGAGTTTTGGGAAACACAGGAAGAGGCTTAACCGAACATTACGGCATTTCTAGGGATGAAGTTTCCATCACCATTGGATCCATGGCAAACTCGCTTGCCTCTTCCGGTGGATTCTGTGTTGGAACAGAGCCAATGATCCACCATCAAAGAATCTCATCTAATGCGTACGTCTTCAGTGCATCTTTACCTCCTTACTCGGCAAAAGTGGCATCACAAGCCATTAAAGAGATCAACGGTAATATCGATTCAAGCACTGGTAAATCTGCGATTATGATGGATCTTCATCAACTCACTGGGTTGGTTTATGACTCATTGCAGGTGAGGTTGGAAGAAGTCCCCATGTCGATTGTCTCATGTCCACAATCACCAATGATACATATCGCATTCACAGATGCCTATCGTGAGCAACTCAATTTGCCACTCTTGTACGGAAACTCAAACTTTGTTACTACCGGCAAGCCatcaaagtttttgaaCACATTTGATGAGTATATGAATCTTGAATCAttcttgttgcaaaaaattaTTGATAAAGTTCAGCAAGAGGCCAACATCTTAATCACTAGATCAAAGGTAATGTTAGAGCATGAAAACTTGCCAGTGATACCACCACATTTACTCATTAATGTCAAGAGAGGTGTGTCACAAGAAGAACTTGACCTGTTGGTTTCGGTCCTTCCAAAGGTTATAAAAGATGTCGTGAAAGATATCAATAGCGAGGCAGACTTGCTCCTGCTTACAATTGGTGTCGTAGACTACGGGTTGAACTAG
- the SSB1 gene encoding Heat shock protein ssb1 (BUSCO:EOG092617RN), whose amino-acid sequence MADGVFQGAIGIDLGTTYSCVATYDSAVEIIANEQGNRVTPSFVAFTSEERLIGDAAKNQAALNPRNTVFDAKRLIGRAFDDDSVQKDIKSWPFKVVEQNGQPQIEVEYLGESKTFSPQEISSMVLTKMKEIAEAKIGKKVEKAVITVPAYFNDAQRQATKDAGAIAGLNVLRIINEPTAAAIAYGLGAGKSEKERHVLIFDLGGGTFDVSLLNITGGVFTVKATAGDTHLGGQDFDTNLLEHFKKEFQKKTGSDISGDARALRRLRTACERAKRSLSSGTQTTVEIDSLFDGEDFSANITRARFEDINSALFKSTLDPVEQVLKDAKINKSQVDEVVLVGGSTRIPKVQKLLSDFFDGKQLEKSINPDEAVAYGAAVQGAILTGQSTNDETKDLLLLDVIPLSLGVAMQGNVFAPVVPRNTTVPTIKRRTFTTVADHQTTVQFPVYQGERVNCSENTLLGEFDLKNIPPMQAGEPVLEAIFEVDANGILKVTAVEKSTGRSANITISNSIGRLSTEEIEKMINDAEKFKSSDDAFAKRHEQKQKLEAYVASVESTVTDPVLSAKLKKSAKDKIEAALSDALSTLEIEDSSADDYRKAELALKRAVTKGMATR is encoded by the coding sequence ATGGCTGACGGTGTTTTTCAAGGTGCTATTGGTATCGATTTAGGTACCACTTACTCATGTGTTGCTACTTACGACTCAGCAGTTGAGATCATCGCTAACGAGCAAGGTAACAGAGTCACTCCATCTTTCGTCGCTTTTACTAGTGAAGAGAGATTGATTGGTGATGCCGCCAAGAATCAAGCTGCTTTGAACCCAAGAAACACTGTTTTCGATGCTAAGCGTTTGATTGGTAGAGCTTTCGACGATGACTCTGTCCAAAAGGATATCAAGTCATGGCCATTCAAGGTTGTTGAGCAAAACGGCCAACCACAAATTGAGGTTGAGTACTTGGGTGAGTCAAAGACCTTTTCACCACAAGAAATCTCATCCATGGTTTTGACCAAGATGAAGGAGATTGCTGAAGCCAAGATTGGTAAGAAGGTTGAGAAGGCTGTTATTACCGTTCCAGCTTACTTCAACGACGCTCAAAGACAAGCTACCAAGGATGCTGGTGCCATTGCTGGTTTGAACGTTTTGAGAATCATTAACGAGCCAACCGCTGCCGCTATTGCTTACGGTTTGGGTGCTGGTAAATCCGAGAAGGAGAGACACGTTTTGATCTTTGACTTGGGTGGTGGTACTTTCGATGTCTCTTTGTTGAACATCACTGGTGGTGTTTTCACTGTTAAGGCTACTGCTGGTGACACTCACTTGGGTGGTCAAGATTTCGACACCAACTTGTTGGAGCACTTCAAGAAGGAGTTCCAAAAGAAGACTGGTTCAGACATCTCAGGTGATGCTAGAGCTTTGAGAAGATTGAGAACTGCTTGTGAAAGAGCAAAGAGATCATTGTCCTCAGGTACTCAAACCACTGTTGAAATTGACTCATTGTTTGACGGTGAAGACTTTTCAGCTAACATCACCAGAGCTAGATTCGAAGACATTAACTCTGCTTTGTTCAAGTCCACCTTGGACCCAGTCGAGCAAGTCTTGAAGGATGCCAAGATCAACAAGAGCCAAGTTGACGAAGTTGTCCTTGTTGGTGGTTCCACCAGAATTCCAAAAGTCCAAAAGTTGTTGTCTGACTTCTTTGACGGTAAGCAATTGGAGAAATCTATCAACCCTGATGAGGCTGTTGCTTACGGTGCTGCTGTTCAAGGTGCTATCTTGACCGGTCAATCCACTAACGATGAAACCAAGgacttgttgttgttggatgTTATCCCATTGTCTCTTGGTGTTGCTATGCAAGGTAACGTTTTTGCCCCAGTTGTCCCAAGAAACACCACTGTTCCAACCATCAAGAGAAGAACTTTCACCACCGTTGCTGACCATCAAACTACCGTTCAATTCCCAGTTTACCAAGGTGAGCGTGTTAACTGTAGTGAAAACACTCTTTTGGGTGAATTCGACTTGAAGAACATCCCACCAATGCAAGCTGGTGAACCAGTCTTGGAGGCTATCTTTGAAGTTGACGCCAACGGTATCTTGAAGGTTACCGCTGTTGAAAAGTCAACCGGTAGATCTGCTAACATCACCATCTCCAACTCCATCGGTAGATTGTCTACTGAagagattgaaaagatgATCAACGATGCTGAGAAATTCAAGTCATCAGATGACGCTTTCGCCAAGAGACacgaacaaaaacaaaaattggaGGCTTACGTTGCTTCAGTTGAGTCCACTGTTACCGACCCAGTCTTGAGCGCTAAGTTGAAGAAATCCGCTAAGGACAAGATCGAGGCTGCTTTGTCCGACGCTTTGTCAACCTTGGAAATCGAAGACTCATCTGCTGATGACTACAGAAAGGCTGAGTTGGCTTTGAAGAGAGCTGTCACCAAGGGTATGGCTACTCGTTAA
- the MPC3 gene encoding Mitochondrial pyruvate carrier subunit (BUSCO:EOG09265BTC), with the protein MASTAQHASKFARFMNSETGPKTVHFWAPVFKWALVIAGINDLQRPVEKLSGTQQIALFATGAIWTRWAGFVIKPRNMLLASVNFFLGGVAGYQLIRIVNYRREVGDSPMQVFKYIVDGDSSKAQANPATATTTGAAK; encoded by the coding sequence ATGGCGTCGACGGCACAGCATGCATCAAAATTTGCAAGATTTATGAACTCCGAGACTGGTCCCAAGACCGTCCACTTCTGGGCTCCTGTCTTTAAGTGGGCATTGGTTATTGCTGGTATTAATGATTTGCAACGTCCAGTTGAGAAATTGAGTGGTACACAGCAAATTGCGCTCTTTGCAACCGGTGCAATTTGGACTCGTTGGGCTGGGTTTGTTATTAAGCCAAGAAACATGTTACTAGCATCagtcaatttctttttgggtGGAGTAGCTGGCTATCAACTTATTAGGATTGTGAACTACAGACGTGAAGTGGGTGACTCACCTATGCAAGTGTTTAAATACATCGTTGATGGAGATTCATCCAAGGCTCAAGCGAATCCAGCCACAGCTACCACAACTGGTGCTGCTAAATAA
- the PTP1 gene encoding tyrosine protein phosphatase 1 produces MHLTVSQLTSRRMNIFKKPAVLSSNGKNLSNRTTHKEDKPMVLSVTPQQQREKFDELNELESNRIIEGLNDIDSIWTLLAAMKKSNKSRNRYSNVSPYDASRVILPVTDANAFSDYINASYMKLHCGEGTLSLRNDYIACQGPLPNTRNHFWAMCFHQSELQGNDTVIIAMVTPLIEQGMTKCDKYWPEQGETWDFTNINTQDGIIYRDLTITSISETPDPHQDYLLTELELTSGSKTKKVYHFYYYKWSDARVPPSTKPLANLSKHILEVKQMEPESNQPVPIVHCSAGVGRSGTFMVYDHLFKNKELFRELLDRKLRHKDLIYKTVSQLRAKRMMMVQTVYQYQFLYDVAKAIYEGNDDSEVVNSQK; encoded by the coding sequence ATGCATCTAACAGTTTCTCAACTAACTTCACGAAGGATGAACATATTCAAGAAACCGGCAGTATTATCATCGAACGGGAAAAACTTGAGCAACAGGACCACTCACAAAGAAGATAAACCAATGGTGTTGTCAGTTACACCACAGCAACAACGGGAAAAGTTTGATGAGTTGAATGAATTGGAATCAAACAGGATCATCGAGGGGCTAAATGATATCGATTCCATTTGGACACTACTAGCGGCAATGAAGAAATCTAACAAAAGCCGAAACAGGTACTCCAATGTGTCACCATACGATGCATCAAGAGTCATTCTCCCTGTGACTGATGCAAACGCTTTTTCAGACTATATAAATGCATCATACATGAAACTTCATTGTGGCGAGGGAACATTGTCATTACGAAATGACTACATTGCATGCCAGGGCCCATTACCAAACACTAGAAACCATTTCTGGGCCATGTGTTTCCATCAGCTGGAACTTCAAGGAAATGATACCGTGATCATTGCAATGGTGACACCACTAATCGAACAAGGCATGACCAAATGCGACAAATACTGGCCAGAGCAGGGCGAGACCTGGGATTTTACAAATATAAATACCCAAGATGGCATCATATATAGGGACTTGACCATAACATCCATAAGCGAGACACCGGATCCCCACCAAGATTACTTGCTAACGGAATTGGAGTTGACCTCTGGATCCAAGACCAAGAAAGTTTACCATTTCTACTATTACAAATGGTCAGACGCCAGAGTACCACCATCAACAAAGCCTTTGGCAAACTTATCCAAGCATATTCTAGAAGTCAAGCAGATGGAACCCGAACTGAACCAACCCGTTCCAATAGTACACTGCTCTGCAGGAGTAGGAAGATCGGGGACATTCATGGTATATGATCATTTGTTCAAAAACAAGGAGTTGTTCCGGGAATTGTTGGATAGAAAACTCCGACATAAAGACTTGATTTACAAAACAGTGTCTCAACTCAGAGCCAAGAGAATGATGATGGTTCAAACAGTTTACCAATACCAGTTCTTGTACGATGTCGCCAAAGCAATCTACGAGGGCAATGATGACTCGGAAGTTGTTAATCTGCAAAAGTAA